Proteins from one Gossypium raimondii isolate GPD5lz chromosome 8, ASM2569854v1, whole genome shotgun sequence genomic window:
- the LOC105791840 gene encoding protein root UVB sensitive 1, chloroplastic isoform X1, with amino-acid sequence MACASSCRPLFLSSPFPSSSSPSSCSLTIPFLFCLSPINPSSKPIITTLTANSGSFPVLSVGGGCDGGNNNNNDDGPFGSDSWRWNDDSSSSSSHSSPFLLFLSSLLACSSHSQLSSALARTNGETEEDDVVWEVRGSKWTKLIPDFSDDAFVVSNGISNLTKLLSLSTLWGQCRDLVMRLLLPEGFPDSVTSDYLDYSLWRGVQGVASQVSGVLATQALLYAVGLGKGAIPTAAAINWVLKDGIGYLSKIMLSKYGRHFDVNPKGWRLFADLLENAAFGLEILTPSFPHLFVLIGAIAGAGRSAATLIQAATRSCFYAGFAAQRNFAEVIAKGEAQGMISKSIGIGLGIALANCIGSSTSFALASFGVVTWIHMYCNLKSYQSIQLRTLNPYRASLVFSEYLLSGQAPSIKEVNAEEPLFPAIPFLNLLSANRERSVVLSSEANQAASEIELRLQLGSKLSDIVSNKEDVLALFNLYKDEGYILTEQEGKFCVVLKESCSPQDMLKSLFQVNYLYWLERNAGIESRGASNDCRQGGRLQISLEYVQREFNHVKIDSESVGWVTDGLIARPLPNRIRPVYATV; translated from the exons ATGGCCTGCGCTTCCAGTTGCAGGCCTTTGTTCCTTTCTTCACCCTTCccttcatcatcttctcccTCAAGCTGTTCGCTTACCATCCCTTTTCTCTTTTGCCTCTCACCCATCAACCCGTCTTCTAAGCCAATTATCACTACTCTTACTGCTAACTCTGGGTCCTTCCCTGTTCTCTCTGTTGGTGGCGGATGTGACGGcggcaacaacaacaacaacgaTGATGGACCTTTTGGGTCCGATTCTTGGCGGTGGAACGAcgattcttcatcttcatcttctcattcttctccttttcttttgtttctttcttcacTCCTTGCTTGTTCCTCCCATTCCCAATTATCTTCCGCCCTCGCCAGAACCAATGGGGAAACAGAGGAGGATGACGTCGTTTGGGAAGTGAGAGGGAGCAAGTGGACTAAGCTTATTCCTGATTTCTCAGATGATGCATTTGTTGTTTCTAATGGGATTTCGAATTTAACCAAATTGTTGTCCCTCTCAACTCTTTGGGGTCAATGCAGAGACCTTGTGATGCGGTTGTTGCTCCCTGAAGGTTTCCCCGACAGTGTTACCAGTGATTATCTTGATTACTCTCTATGGAGAGGTGTGCAGGGCGTTGCTAGCCAAGTCAGCGGCGTTCTTGCCACACAA GCATTGCTTTATGCTGTTGGATTGGGGAAAGGAGCTATTCCAACAGCTGCTGCTATCAATTGGGTGTTAAAGGATGGAATTGGGTATTTGAGTAAAATCATGTTGTCTAAATATGGAAGACATTTTGATGTAAATCCTAAAGGATGGAGGTTGTTTGCTGATCTCCTTGAAAATGCTGCCTTTGGGTTGGAAATCTTGACCCCTTCTTTTCCCCATCTATTTGTTCTTATTGGTGCTATTGCTGGAGCTGGAAGATCAGCAGCTACCCTCATCCAG GCTGCTACTAGAAGTTGTTTCTATGCCGGTTTTGCTGCTCAAAGGAACTTTGCTGag GTAATTGCGAAAGGTGAAGCTCAGGGAATGATAAGCAAGTCGATTGGAATAGGGCTTGGTATAGCTTTGGCTAACTGTATCGGCTCATCTACATCTTTTGCCCTTGCTTCATTTGGTGTTGTCACTTGGATCCATATGTACTGCAATCTGAAATCATATCAGTCTATTCAACTGAGGACTTTAAATCCCTATCGTGCAA GTTTGGTTTTCAGTGAATATCTGTTGAGTGGCCAGGCACCTTCAATCAAAGAGGTCAATGCTGAGGAACCACTTTTTCCAGCTATACCATTCCTGAATTTACTGTCTGCAAACAGA GAACGATCAGTTGTACTATCTTCAGAAGCAAACCAGGCTGCTTCCGAAATTGAGCTTCGGCTGCAATTGGGATCAAAACTCAGTGATATTGTCAGCAACAAGGAGGATGTACTGGCACTATTCAATCTGTATAAAGATGAAGGTTACATACTGACTGAACAAGAAGGAAAATTCTGC GTAGTGCTTAAAGAAAGTTGTTCACCACAAGATATGTTGAAGTCACTTTTCCAGGTAAATTATTTGTACTGGTTGGAGAGGAATGCAGGAATTGAATCAAGGGGTGCCTCCAATGACTGCAGGCAAGGGGGTAGGCTACAAATCTCTCTCGAGTATGTGCAAAGAGAATTCAACCATGTTAAAATCGACAGCGAATCAGTAGGTTGGGTAACTGATGGACTTATTGCAAGGCCTTTACCCAACAGAATTCGACCTGTTTATGCCACTGTATGA
- the LOC105791841 gene encoding uncharacterized protein LOC105791841 isoform X1, translating to MDFVYCMPAVSMVSQTFAADHFFIRYDHHHHHDHKDLRRWRSRTTAAASAYPLFSNPKASSSRHKFYQEALKTARDKFAREISFQSEDKDVSLAKALLYVAAEDETFMVFNREMDACSFLNEGIDVCSSSNAREWDSVEQMPLDGKTISEWLSELDAIAKEVEAELVSRDIGCHLVEVLQAVNLVLFELRGFKRSPVLVDSKHSYLHLVLSSGCGSAILLSIIYIEVCRRLGLTIVGSRVGEDFLIWPQTTYPEELFKVTSGHSLFAVVNGRCVEDPRSMASDLTGSSLLGLEIASNRDIVGIALANLIRFHWKCASRSNLGLMLTSPLRHAHNADEKPNKIDKPNVPLLRPQDLKLAIMASERLLILQPHNWALRRDHGMMLYYNREYGKAVQELSICMAFAPEEEAELLEPFVEKLHLMRLESSWKSLGHTASMTVK from the exons ATGGATTTCG TATATTGCATGCCAGCGGTATCAATGGTTTCTCAAACATTTGCTGCTGATCATTTCTTTATCAG GTAtgatcatcatcaccatcatgaTCACAAGGACTTGAGGAGATGGAGGAGTAGGACCACTGCTGCTGCTTCTGCTTACCCTCTCTTTTCCAATCCTAAAGCCTCTTCTTCTCGTCACAAATTTTACCAggag GCTCTAAAGACTGCAAGGGACAAGTTCGCTCGGGAGATCTCCTTCCAGTCTGAAGATAAAGACGTCTCTCTTGCTAAG GCTTTGCTTTATGTTGCAGCTGAAGATGAGACATTCATGGTTTTTAACCGAGAGATGGATGCTTGTTCATTCCTCAATGAAGGGATAGATGTTTGTTCGTCATCTAATGCCAGAGAGTGGGATTCCGTGGAGCAGATGCCTTTGGATGGAAAGACCATATCTGAATGGCTGAGTGAACTGGATGCAATTGCAAAAGAAGTTGAAGCAGAGCTAGTTTCAAGGGACATAGGCTGCCATCTGGTTGAAGTTTTGCAGGCagtcaatttagttctttttgaGTTAAGAGGCTTTAAAAGATCCCCTGTTCTTGTAGATTCTAAGCATTCATACTTACACTTGGTGCTGAGTTCTGGATGTGGCAGTG CAATTTTGCTTAGCATAATTTACATTGAAGTTTGTCGGCGGCTTGGTCTAACTATCGTGGGGTCTCGAGTTGGGGAAGATTTTTTGATATGGCCCCAGACAACATACCCCGAG GAGCTCTTCAAAGTGACTTCAGGACACAGCTTGTTCGCTGTCGTCAATGGAAGGTGTGTTGAGGACCCTAGATCAATGGCATCGGATTTAACTGGTTCATCACTTTTAGGGCTTGAGATAGCTTCAAACCGTGATATTGTTGGGATCGCTCTAGCCAATTTAATT AGGTTTCACTGGAAATGTGCTTCGAGATCAAATCTTGGTTTGATGCTAACTTCTCCCCTTAGGCATGCTCATAATGCCGATGAGAAACCTAACAAGATCGATAAACCAAATGTCCCTTTGTTGCGGCCTCAAGATCTTAA GCTAGCTATCATGGCTTCAGAAAGATTGTTGATTCTGCAGCCACATAATTGGGCACTAAGGAGAGACCATGGCATGATGCTGTACTATAATAG GGAGTATGGCAAGGCAGTGCAAGAGCTTAGCATCTGCATGGCCTTTGCTCCAGAAGAAGAGGCGGAGCTTCTTGAACCATTTGTTGAGAAATTACACTTAATGCGGCTGGAATCATCATGGAAATCTTTGGGACACACAGCTAGCATGACGGTTAAATGA
- the LOC105791840 gene encoding protein root UVB sensitive 1, chloroplastic isoform X2: MACASSCRPLFLSSPFPSSSSPSSCSLTIPFLFCLSPINPSSKPIITTLTANSGSFPVLSVGGGCDGGNNNNNDDGPFGSDSWRWNDDSSSSSSHSSPFLLFLSSLLACSSHSQLSSALARTNGETEEDDVVWEVRGSKWTKLIPDFSDDAFVVSNGISNLTKLLSLSTLWGQCRDLVMRLLLPEGFPDSVTSDYLDYSLWRGVQGVASQVSGVLATQALLYAVGLGKGAIPTAAAINWVLKDGIGYLSKIMLSKYGRHFDVNPKGWRLFADLLENAAFGLEILTPSFPHLFVLIGAIAGAGRSAATLIQAATRSCFYAGFAAQRNFAEVIAKGEAQGMISKSIGIGLGIALANCIGSSTSFALASFGVVTWIHMYCNLKSYQSIQLRTLNPYRASLVFSEYLLSGQAPSIKEVNAEEPLFPAIPFLNLLSANRERSVVLSSEANQAASEIELRLQLGSKLSDIVSNKEDVLALFNLYKDEGYILTEQEGKFCQSSYFSPLQVPKHNLVLNVLNTLP, encoded by the exons ATGGCCTGCGCTTCCAGTTGCAGGCCTTTGTTCCTTTCTTCACCCTTCccttcatcatcttctcccTCAAGCTGTTCGCTTACCATCCCTTTTCTCTTTTGCCTCTCACCCATCAACCCGTCTTCTAAGCCAATTATCACTACTCTTACTGCTAACTCTGGGTCCTTCCCTGTTCTCTCTGTTGGTGGCGGATGTGACGGcggcaacaacaacaacaacgaTGATGGACCTTTTGGGTCCGATTCTTGGCGGTGGAACGAcgattcttcatcttcatcttctcattcttctccttttcttttgtttctttcttcacTCCTTGCTTGTTCCTCCCATTCCCAATTATCTTCCGCCCTCGCCAGAACCAATGGGGAAACAGAGGAGGATGACGTCGTTTGGGAAGTGAGAGGGAGCAAGTGGACTAAGCTTATTCCTGATTTCTCAGATGATGCATTTGTTGTTTCTAATGGGATTTCGAATTTAACCAAATTGTTGTCCCTCTCAACTCTTTGGGGTCAATGCAGAGACCTTGTGATGCGGTTGTTGCTCCCTGAAGGTTTCCCCGACAGTGTTACCAGTGATTATCTTGATTACTCTCTATGGAGAGGTGTGCAGGGCGTTGCTAGCCAAGTCAGCGGCGTTCTTGCCACACAA GCATTGCTTTATGCTGTTGGATTGGGGAAAGGAGCTATTCCAACAGCTGCTGCTATCAATTGGGTGTTAAAGGATGGAATTGGGTATTTGAGTAAAATCATGTTGTCTAAATATGGAAGACATTTTGATGTAAATCCTAAAGGATGGAGGTTGTTTGCTGATCTCCTTGAAAATGCTGCCTTTGGGTTGGAAATCTTGACCCCTTCTTTTCCCCATCTATTTGTTCTTATTGGTGCTATTGCTGGAGCTGGAAGATCAGCAGCTACCCTCATCCAG GCTGCTACTAGAAGTTGTTTCTATGCCGGTTTTGCTGCTCAAAGGAACTTTGCTGag GTAATTGCGAAAGGTGAAGCTCAGGGAATGATAAGCAAGTCGATTGGAATAGGGCTTGGTATAGCTTTGGCTAACTGTATCGGCTCATCTACATCTTTTGCCCTTGCTTCATTTGGTGTTGTCACTTGGATCCATATGTACTGCAATCTGAAATCATATCAGTCTATTCAACTGAGGACTTTAAATCCCTATCGTGCAA GTTTGGTTTTCAGTGAATATCTGTTGAGTGGCCAGGCACCTTCAATCAAAGAGGTCAATGCTGAGGAACCACTTTTTCCAGCTATACCATTCCTGAATTTACTGTCTGCAAACAGA GAACGATCAGTTGTACTATCTTCAGAAGCAAACCAGGCTGCTTCCGAAATTGAGCTTCGGCTGCAATTGGGATCAAAACTCAGTGATATTGTCAGCAACAAGGAGGATGTACTGGCACTATTCAATCTGTATAAAGATGAAGGTTACATACTGACTGAACAAGAAGGAAAATTCTGC CAATCTTCTTATTTCTCACCCTTACAAGTTCCTAAACACAATTTGGTCTTAAATGTCTTGAATACTTTGCCATAA
- the LOC105791841 gene encoding uncharacterized protein LOC105791841 isoform X2, which translates to MVFNREMDACSFLNEGIDVCSSSNAREWDSVEQMPLDGKTISEWLSELDAIAKEVEAELVSRDIGCHLVEVLQAVNLVLFELRGFKRSPVLVDSKHSYLHLVLSSGCGSAILLSIIYIEVCRRLGLTIVGSRVGEDFLIWPQTTYPEELFKVTSGHSLFAVVNGRCVEDPRSMASDLTGSSLLGLEIASNRDIVGIALANLIRFHWKCASRSNLGLMLTSPLRHAHNADEKPNKIDKPNVPLLRPQDLKLAIMASERLLILQPHNWALRRDHGMMLYYNREYGKAVQELSICMAFAPEEEAELLEPFVEKLHLMRLESSWKSLGHTASMTVK; encoded by the exons ATGGTTTTTAACCGAGAGATGGATGCTTGTTCATTCCTCAATGAAGGGATAGATGTTTGTTCGTCATCTAATGCCAGAGAGTGGGATTCCGTGGAGCAGATGCCTTTGGATGGAAAGACCATATCTGAATGGCTGAGTGAACTGGATGCAATTGCAAAAGAAGTTGAAGCAGAGCTAGTTTCAAGGGACATAGGCTGCCATCTGGTTGAAGTTTTGCAGGCagtcaatttagttctttttgaGTTAAGAGGCTTTAAAAGATCCCCTGTTCTTGTAGATTCTAAGCATTCATACTTACACTTGGTGCTGAGTTCTGGATGTGGCAGTG CAATTTTGCTTAGCATAATTTACATTGAAGTTTGTCGGCGGCTTGGTCTAACTATCGTGGGGTCTCGAGTTGGGGAAGATTTTTTGATATGGCCCCAGACAACATACCCCGAG GAGCTCTTCAAAGTGACTTCAGGACACAGCTTGTTCGCTGTCGTCAATGGAAGGTGTGTTGAGGACCCTAGATCAATGGCATCGGATTTAACTGGTTCATCACTTTTAGGGCTTGAGATAGCTTCAAACCGTGATATTGTTGGGATCGCTCTAGCCAATTTAATT AGGTTTCACTGGAAATGTGCTTCGAGATCAAATCTTGGTTTGATGCTAACTTCTCCCCTTAGGCATGCTCATAATGCCGATGAGAAACCTAACAAGATCGATAAACCAAATGTCCCTTTGTTGCGGCCTCAAGATCTTAA GCTAGCTATCATGGCTTCAGAAAGATTGTTGATTCTGCAGCCACATAATTGGGCACTAAGGAGAGACCATGGCATGATGCTGTACTATAATAG GGAGTATGGCAAGGCAGTGCAAGAGCTTAGCATCTGCATGGCCTTTGCTCCAGAAGAAGAGGCGGAGCTTCTTGAACCATTTGTTGAGAAATTACACTTAATGCGGCTGGAATCATCATGGAAATCTTTGGGACACACAGCTAGCATGACGGTTAAATGA
- the LOC105791843 gene encoding uncharacterized protein LOC105791843, giving the protein MDSQELPDNGNKGFRYMLLRIAFALLFPIFVFFLLSFLVCLLAIFMGELSISDPISAPTQCKIVSSSVDIRSSKVCELGLLNYKAKHVFYSSENSKFRCRYDYYWTSVFKVEYTDHSLGQMQLALTEAPNEALPVSCRPDFGVAWLTKDKFKVNETYDCWYISGTPTVKLYNDGFFSCQAKDPSLIEMMKRYLILSIKILKSWFSSKGYARYWRSEVIAGIVTGFSASIITISFIRTLQHMKSWLPQAINTVLIKRVCFLLVYFSVMGWLASHYWRRLSIPFIKAFNY; this is encoded by the exons ATGGATTCACAAGAACTCCCCGATAATGGTAACAAGGGTTTTCGCTACATGTTACTTCGAATCGCTTTTGCCCTTCTTTTCCCCATcttcgttttctttttgttatcaTTTCTAGTCTGTCTCCTCGCTATTTTCATGGGGGAGCTATCAATTTCAGATCCGATTTCCGCGCCCACACAATGCAAGATAGTCTCTAGCA GTGTGGATATTAGGTCCTCGAAGGTCTGTGAGCTTGGATTATTGAATTATAAAGCAAAACATGTATTTTATAGTTCCGAGAACAGCAAATTTAGATGTCGATATGATTACTACTGGACTTCAGTGTTTAAG GTTGAGTACACAGACCATTCTTTGGGTCAGATGCAACTTGCCTTAACAGAGGCACCGAATGAAGCGCTTCCTGTAAGTTGCAGGCCTGACTTTGGTGTTGCTTGGTTGACCAAAGATAAGTTCAAG GTAAATGAAACCTATGACTGCTGGTACATATCAGGTACTCCCACAGTAAAGTTGTATAATGATGGTTTTTTCAGTTGCCAAGCAAAAGATCCATCTTTAATTGAGATGATGAAGCGATATCTAATATT ATCCATAAAGATTTTGAAGTCTTGGTTTTCCAGCAAGGGGTACGCTAGATATTGGAGGTCAGAAGTGATAGCTGGTATTGTTACTGGATTTTCAGCATCTATAATCACTATCAGCTTCATTAGAACCCTACAACATATGAAGTCTTGGTTGCCTCAAGCCATTAACACAGTCCTTATAAAGCGGGTTTGTTTTCTACTGGTATACTTTTCTGTTATGGGTTGGCTGGCATCCCATTATTGGAGGAGGCTCAGTATCCCATTTATTAAAGCTTTTAACTACTAG